The genomic interval ctaaccctaatcacaactctaaccctaatcacaaccctaaccctaaccctaatcctaaccctaatcacaactctaaccctaatcacaaccctaaccctaatcacaactctaacccttatcctaaccctaaccctaatcctaaccctaatcacaactctaacccttatcctaaccctaaccctaatcctaaccctaaccctaaccctaattacaaccctaaccctaggatcagggtgagaatggttttgtaacagaataaatgcacaaaattgggcaattataaggctgctcataaaaacacggtacgttaaagggttttcaacacaccaaccattagttttttcaaagttaaggtaaaatatacggcaacaaaagatcctaaattaagagccgttcgggagtcgaaagagccggctcttctttgggagctgagttaaaagagatggctctctgaaaagagccgaacttcccatcactaaagcacatgcttaccattgcactcttagttgcccttggaactatttgtattgaaaaacgtatcaatgtaaatacttcagacctgtaccatagtgataaacagataacatttcaatttgaatcaagtcaATACCACttatatactttaaaacagagggtcatttcattccttgtggactcaacatgacagcatttatacttttcaagtaattgatcttaaacgctttcagaaaattaacagtagcaagactcacatatcccttcgagccaccaaatggtatcataacaatggtgtatgctgttttgtaatgtcaGCACaattttattcaaattatttcacggaccccgacgctatggttcacggacccccaggggtcccaggaccccactttgagaaccactgagctagagtacggtaattgagctctcagcctgcagagaaagttgtgaggcacagacccccaagctctctgcccgactccactggtcacactataacttaaatgtaagactctttgaatcaaagagcactctacaaggttaatgtaccataaaacataaacaatatacccccgttttctgtgaatgcatgattatgaagtgaaggagaaaagatgtgaaaaaagttgtgcagtgtcgctgtcttttccagcacagcgtgcactcaactttcaatgaatggggatgtgttttgttaatagggtcaggtcgcacgcagccatgttggaataattttccaggactatatgtgcttttccaggacattttactttttctcccattttccaggtgttttccagtactggaaaactggtcaactgttttccaggttttccaggacgcatggGAACCCTGTGAATGTCCATATGTCCTTCATTTGGTAAATTTATTCTGTCATCTGTCAAACAAAGATTTCTCCATATGACTGCCACCAACAAAGCATAGCTCATCACACTAAAGAACACACTTCCACTGCCCCAGTGTCAAGTTGCAATGTTCTTTTCACAACTCCAGCTAATTTTTTGAGTTCCATCCAGAGCATACCTGTCAAGTTTTGGATTTGAAAATAAGGGAAATTTTCCAGCGCTTGCTGTGAGCTGTCCCACCACCCCAACCAAGCTCCAGTATCCCTTACATTTTAAGACAGGAGTACAAGATatctaaaaaaacaacttgtcaACAGCTTACTAATTAGTTAGGTGATCAGAATCTGATAGGCCTACCTTTGTCGACATTGAAATGCTGTGAACATTcctacattaaaataaagcctaaatgaaaacacaaaagagtatatgaagcacatttatttattttacatattttcagTTCATTCACAAGTCAACACATTACATATTTACTGCTTATTTCACATTGCTTGTCTTTAAGCTTAACATGTAggctacattttattttcattcatttacattTCCTACATTTCATTATGTTTACTCAAGTAGCTCTCTGGCATTCACTAATGACATATTGTACAGATTTGTTGCAGACTTTGcatcctttaacacttttttggaaGGAGTGTATTTGTGGGCTGGGCCGGAGTGGTTTATTTTACATGACAGTAAAGCACAAACAGTGCTGTTGTCTAATGACATCCTATTTTCCGTAACAATCTTTCTCACCATACTAAACACCCTTTCAGAACTGGCATTGCTGTGGGGAATGCATAGTAAAGCTTTCATCAGTCTTGGCAGCTCACTGAACCTCACATCTTTCCCTACCAGGCCCCAAAATCTGTCAATTCTGTCTTCATGGGGCAGTTGCTTGCTATCTGTCACCTGGTAGTCAATTAGTTCCTCTCTCAGCCTATCCTCACTCAAGTTCAACTGAGGGAAGAGGGCCCTTAGCCTTTCcactgtaaaagaaaacatgtgTTTGACTGAACATTGCAAATCTAAACCGTGCaatatttcattaattcattctTTCTATCAATGGGGAACTGAGTCCTGACTCTAACATCTACCTGTTCCTGGAGTAATGTCGAGGCGAGCAGCAGGGTCCAGCACTTTCAGGTCCCTCAGGAGTGGATGGTCGAGGGGAAAGGAGGAGAACATCTTCTGAAGCACTGCTTCATAGAATCTTCTCACAGATCTACAACAGcataacagtaaaaaaaaatgcattagtGGCAACATTTCAGGCACACTACAGCCTATTCTCTCCTACTGTCAAAAGATGATATCATAATTATATAATTGCTTGGTAATAAACTCACTGAAAGATTTTCTTCTTGGCTGACACAGGGAGCTCTTCGCTTCTCATGAATGCCTTTGTGTCTGCTCCGATAAAGAGTTCTTCATCAGCCAACTGATGTCCTTCTCCATACTCCACCTCCCTGAGAGGTACACCCACCATGGCCTTGGCTGGTATGAGGTAGCCCAGGATCCTCCTGATCAGTCTGCACATCTCCTCTTCAAGTCTGTGAATTTGTACTCCCTCTGACTGCAGAAAATATCATTGGTCACAACAAAATAACACTGAAATAAGAATGCTACAATAAGCACAGtcatatttaattataattGACTATTATTCACTCAGTCATTCAATATCATTGAGGCCCACCTGGAAGGCAATATTGAATTCAGATAAAGGCTTCAGGGCAGCACTCAGGAACTTGAAGTAGGTCTTCACGATTGGATCACACAGATGGTTTGCCAGATTACGCACTTTGGCactcttctccacctcctcatgACTGGTAAAGTAGGCCTACAGTGCACAGGAACAAAGGGTGGCAATTCATGGTTAAAATGGAAACACAGCAtagtaatgtgtgtgtatacatctgcTGGAGTTATTATCCATACCTTAAGTGCATCCCACTGGTTCAACACTCTCTGGATACAGGTTAACAGACTCAGCCATCTGGTGCTGCAGTACCTGAGGAGCTTCAGGTGGTCTGAATCAGTGAAATCTACAAAATCTTTGTAGATTTCACATCTTTTTGCactgaaaaatagaaaacaatttTGTTGGTGGTtagaaatgtatgtgtgtgagattgtAAGAATATTAACTGCAGACCTATAAATATAGCAGGCCTTAATTTATATGCATTTACCTTTTATCAAAGTGGGTGTATATCCCCACCAGGATGTCTTCCACTGGTACCTGGGCTGCTCTGATGCCACAGCCAGTGGCCAGCTGTACTAGGTGGCAGATGCAGCCAAGGTCCTGGACGTGGGGCTGGCTGGTCTTCAGTCTACTGATAACCGAGTTGTGTCTGCCTTTCATGACACTCGCATTATCAGAATTAAAGGCTATCAGGTTCTCCCATGGGATGCCTCTTTTTCTATTGGAAACAGGGAAAAACGTACCAAAACGTCTCAGACAAAACGTAAGGTtataattaaatacaaattcTTACACACGTCAACAACTCAGTGCAGTTCCCCTACCTTAATGCTTCACTCAACTTTTCATACAGATTTTCTGCATTTCCCACGTTGCATATAGGCATCTCCATGAATTTTGTAGTGACCTGCAGGGTGGCCTCATCGTAGAGTCTAGCCAGGATGACGAATtctttgtctgattttctgttATTCGATTCGTCGCACATCAGGGAAAAGGGTTGAGATCGGCATGTTTTGGCCAACTCGTCATCTAGCTCTGCTGCTATGGCACCTGTTGAGTGAGTGCCCAGTAAGTAACGTTAGCTAACAATTAGCCTACAATGTGCATGCAGGACATTATCAAATCGGCATACCAATACATAATGCTCATACTTAATTTGACTCAACTTACCTTTGATGAGTTGTGTAGCCTTGGTTTTTCCCGCTGAGTATTTTCGAGCGATAGCCGAGTCCGGGAACATTTCAGCTACGCACTTGTTGAAGTCGTCACAGAAGCTGAAAGCAACGTTGTTTTTGGCACACAACATTGCCATTTTAACCTCCGCATTTATGACCTGGTCTGCCTCGGTGGTATTCCTAGTCACAAATGTTGACATCGCCTGGGAATGTTTCTGTGCCTCTAGCCAGCGGTTGTGCTTGGTTGATTTCTCGTGCTGACTTACGTCGTTCCTTCCCCCGTGGGAGACACTGAAGTCGCAATTACAAATCTTGCAGAACGCGTGGCTGTGCCCCATCCTGCTCCTCTTTAGGAATGTAAATTCGCTGTCCCATTTTTCTAGATATTTACatgacttctttgtttttttggcaggaatgccttctctctcctcacttTCATCCATCATCtcattcatctctctcctctgttgtccCGGGTTTGTTGTTCCCGCTCGACCCGCTGTCGTCACTAACCTCGCGACAACTGCCACCCAGGCGACTGCATGTGGCAGTTCTCGCGAGGCTAGTGACgggagcagaggcagaggaatgtttttttcttaatacgGGAGAATTACGGGAAAATAGTAATACGGGAGGACGGCGGGAAAGAGGGGTAAAATACGGTAGTTTCCCGGCCAAAACGGGAGACTTGACAGGTATGATCCAGAGGCACTCCGTAACTCTGAGGTGGTGAATTTTAGAGTTGAATTTTACATGCTACATGCTTCAGCATCCAGTGACCCTGCTCGGTGACAGTGCATGGTGGTTAACCACTTTGTTCCTGAGCTTTGTTGCTCCTAGAAGCCTCCACTTCACTATAATAGCACTTAATCTCGCAGATCTGGAGGGTAGAAATTTCAAGAAATGACAGAGGCATTCTGTGACAATGCCTGGTTAAACTCACCAAGCCATTTTGGGACCCATTCTGGGTTCAATTTGAGATGTTAACCGTGGTAATTTTAACAGTAATTTGCTGGATCTCATGCAGCTCTGAGCACTGCTTGTGGCTTTACAGAATTTAATACTCTGTCAGCGCTATCTGTTTTACCATCAAGAGTTAGTTGTAGCTTTTTATAATTGTTAATCAACCACATACTAGAGCAACTGATGGTTCAAAGGCCACTCAGGGTTAGTTATTATATTCTTGTAGTTATGATTGGATACCTCCACCTCGACATCAAGCTCACACCTTCTGCAGCTTTCAATAATTCTCACACTCTTCCTGTGGTCCATCGTTATAAATTCAACAGAGATATTTAGATTAGCAGATGTGTGTTGTGCATTTGTGACATGTGTGTTCTCCACAGCTCATCAGTGTAATACATCTGTCAGAGTTGTATTAAAAGCCCCCTTTAACTGGCAAAGAGTGATGTGTAAGCAGAAATCAACGCTGTCATTTACTGGCGTCCGTCGTGTCCCGCAGTAGGAAGCTACAGCAGGTGCAGCAATCATACCTTATTGTTTTATGGttctcaaataaaaacatgaatcatcTGGCTTTCTAAAGTGCAGTGTCTAATAATATCAGAGTGACTGTTTCTGCCTGCGTCTGCACTCTGAAGGAATCATtgcagtgtgcgtgtgtgtgagaaaaacaGACGGAATGAATCAGAGAGAGGCTGAGCGTGTGAGTGAGAAAAAGCAAAGCAAGAATAAAAGTGTGAAAGAAACctatgaaagtgtgtgtgtgtgtgtgtgtgcgtgtgtgtgtgtgtgtgtgtgcgtgtgtgtgtgtgtgtctgtgtgtctgtgtgtctgtgtgtgtgtgtgtgtgtgtgtgtgtgtgtgagtgtgagtgttacCTTCAGTGAACGCTGGTTAATTAAAGTGCTTCTGTTTAAATGTCGAGCAGACAGTAGGACAATCAGAGATCCTCTATGCATCACACAAACtagatttaaacacacacagagaaactctCCACATACAaggtgtctctcctctctcagactCCTCTTCTCGTTTGCTGTTCTACTAAAGAGCGTTGGCTGAATGCCTGAGATGTAAATGTCTGCTCTGTAAATGTATACAATAATTGTACCCTTGCAGCTAAATTTGTGTTTCACTTCTGTAGAACCAGACACTTTAGTGCATGAAAATCTAATTTGGGAATCAGATTTTCTGAGATAGCGTAACCGCGCCGTCTGGCATCAACAATCAGAGCATATTAAAAGTTTTCTGGCTCAGACGTCTCTCTCGTTTAAATGTTTATTGGCCTGCACTTTTCCACAGCTACAAGTTTTGATTCCTAACAAAGCCATGAAGCGTTCAGGGAtttcagctcattttaaaaacaagttcattttgtgtttttagacTACTCAGATTGTAGTAATTCCTTTGCATATAAACATGTATTCTTGTTCTGTTGTATGTCATAATGTATTTACACCATAATTATCTTTTCTGTGAGATAAGACTGGATGAAATATTGTTTAACCATTGGTTTGTGATGTGCATATTTGCAATAGTGACACCGCAGCTCGTGCATCCGTTTCTCATTTTCCATAATTTATCTACAATAACAGTCAAACACCTCACTTAGCTGACCACTAAGCATACATCTTCTGTGTGTTACATCAGGGGtcacaaacttttcagccccccTAAAAAAATATAGGttccaaagacttgcgaccccaaCTGTCCCCCatagtgatttaatgtggcttcatttagctggtctgcagaaaatgagcctacctatatgagcatatgtctgtgtttcctgtgctgttatgaatgaacctactgctactgatgcttttgataattaaatgttcactaaccctaaacttaggagtcatctggcgaaaagaaaggcagaaaactcattacattttcaattttcaaggttttatttcaagttaagctgctatttttgtcgatactttttactttaatgggtaGAATGCACAATTTttagacaactttaaaaaaaacattctgaaagacatctcacgagccctcatttgtgtcttgcgactcCCCAGGGTGTCCCGACCCACACCTTGGGAAGCCCTGTGTTTCATGATTGTACAATGTAAAGATGCACGTGAGGCTATCAGAAATACCCCTGTAAGTACTCAATTCTGTGAGACATCATAAGACGGTGTTCCCGTTCCACTACTCGTCAACATTGTGGGCAAAATATAGACCACTAACAGGACCGCAGAGTATTTGGTGTCTACACTTAGAgcccactaaaaaaaaaaaaaaaagagttagcGATACAGCTTCAAACATAACCTCAAACATCGTCCGAAATTATTGATGACATGTAAGTAGGaaaattgcctttttttttttaagatttacgAAGTTAcgtctcactctctcctcctcttgtcaCTCTACTTCTCCAGGTGGGTGTCAGAGGCGCTGTCAGATGACAGGACACAGTGTGACAAAGGCAGAAGGGGGATTTGGTTTGAAAGCAGACACAAAAATCCTaaaggttattattattattattattgatgtttttcacagtttttaagtGCATAAAAACTCACTTTCAGCTCATTTATCTGTTATAAATTCCTCTATTTCTTCAGAATATGTTGCATGAAGAAAAAATATCTCAATCATTTTCCAATTCCATTCAGCCCAGAGCCAGAGTATTATATTAACTCAGTTTTCTTTGTCTCAACAAGCAGTTTAGTGAAGGTTGAAAGGCTGTCTTCTGTCTCTCATAAAGACCCCTAACAGTCGCATTGTCTCTGCTGTGTCGAAGCGGAGCTCTGTTTTTGTGGATCAACGACATCATGTGGTTTAAATGGGGCTCAACAGAACTCAAATGCACAGGTGAAGGTCTCCCTCAGGTAAAGACTGAAGGGACAGCAGCAAACTTGTAACCTCTCTCCAACAGTCATATCAAAATGTCAGACTATGAAGTACAAAAAATCCTGGCTGTGAATAAAGGAAATGTActgctgataaaaaaaaaaggctaccTTAAAGTCTTTGTATTTCACAATGGAGGAGTCAACtgttttatataaatacaaatatagagAAGAAGGTGAAAAATTAGGCATAAATTTACTTAAATAAGCTGTTTACCTGTTAATACGTTGAGATGTGAGGTTTTTAAAATCACTATAGTTGTTTTAGGTGgatttaagaaatgttcaacTTCTCGATCTTTCACTCCAGGTAATCAgatgcacaaaaaaacactttgggaTCTCAAGAAACCTTCATAGCTCAAATACAACTTAATAACAATACATAATAAAATGAGTGCACTCTAAAGTCTGACTTACCTCTTTAAGTCCAACAAGGTCCAAGGTGCAAGTTGATCACTATGATGTTTAACAGCATACTGGATGGAGATGTGGATGCATGACAGCAAACTTTGAGATGATTCAACTTCCAACTGAAGAGCTCTACAATAAATGACAGAACACATTATATACAGGGGGAGAAATCTGGGGCCACGCTGTTCAGGTCGTAATAGACATTTTTGCCCCCTTTAGAACAGGAGACACTGAAATGACTCCTTGTAAATAACGGGCCTATAAACAGATTTGTAAATTTAAACTGACTGTCACTGTAAAAAAGTTTATGATTAAAGTAAAAAGCATGTGAAATAATGAATTATCACTGTTAAGTGTACACTTAAATGATACAAGGGGTCTGCCTTCTTGTCAGATGGAGGGCAGGTGttttgatgggggggggggagacGAGACCAGTAGTTGTGTTTCTGCGTGTGTCACAGAAAGCTATAATAATTATGACCCTCAATAAAacactccttttttattttgtcatcttTTTTACTGTTCTCATGTGAATACTGTTGAAGAGGAATGCCGTCTCCTGACCAACCACAAATATCCCCTCCCCGCAGACCTCTAGGACCTCCATCACAGACAAAAATCCAGAGaggggaaggaagggaggaccacgtctctcctctgtcacagaaacaaataaaaacctaCAACATCCCAGCAGAGATAGAGGAAGAGATGATAGCTGTCACAAACCTCTCTAGGGTCACAACAGACTAGCTCAGGACCTATATAACTTTAGGTAACATCTATAAAAACTTATAGAACTTTCTACAATAGTTTTTCATGTCAATATTGAGCTCTATCGGGCTGTTTCAAAGAACTTTCTCCTCAACCTGGACaggctttttacttttattaccagtagtttctcttcttctcaccTCTGTAGACACAGTATCCTTAATACATGCAGACAtaataatgtaaacaaacacattaagtCAATGTGAATGAATTTAACATGACCttttaaaattataatacaTTCTCAGGTTTAGTCCACAGCATATAGTGTGCCATATTCgcagtttaaaaacacacttagtTTAGCTTCTTGCATAAATCAGCCAACACAAGGAGAGACATGACAATTTAAGCTAGGAACACCACCGTAGCCTCTAGCTCAGGGGTGTCAACGTGCGGCCTGCAGGCCAAAAcgggcccaccagaggttctaATCCAGCCCGCAGAACAACTTTGCAAAgcgaaaaaattacagagaagacattaactacTAACTAACTactttctaataaaagtaactactatttcaaatttgtcgtctgggggtcgcataaaatcatagtgctgacggagcacacctgaacgGTGCTTcgggacttttttttcctcaaagtgagaaaatagattacttgctgtttgcacaATCCaagatcaagcagcaacctccggtctaaaaatatgagtcaatgcggaagtgttaaaagctgcagttcatcggcgatccgcttgaggctggctccggaagtaccggaagtcacttacacatgaatgggaaaaagacgatctttacagcagaaataaacatgtttacagcctggtacaaaagacgagtgtagtctggatagctcatttctcgatgtcctctcactgtgaggtaGGGCtttcaacgaatattctaaatttgaatatatatttgaatatttaaaaaaaacagagattcgattgtgaaaattaatattcgactgtgggaaaaaaaaacactggcggctgctttgcgagtgggcgcactgcatgacgggtcagggacaggtcacaggagtcccAGATGCACAGcgggaagaaggaagaagatggcagagagaaatctttccgtccccagatcctgaacgcgtcttttccacCGTTgggaatatagtgaataaaaagagatcgggcctcttcacatgtgaacagtcttgtgtttttggcaaaaacctgtcaggcctaagaccctacattgacagtggactaaaagagcccgacaatcagtgacactggggtaaaatgcagtttttcctcttttttctcatactagcgccaagaatgtaagtggactact from Notolabrus celidotus isolate fNotCel1 chromosome 3, fNotCel1.pri, whole genome shotgun sequence carries:
- the LOC117810492 gene encoding uncharacterized protein LOC117810492 is translated as MNEMMDESEEREGIPAKKTKKSCKYLEKWDSEFTFLKRSRMGHSHAFCKICNCDFSVSHGGRNDVSQHEKSTKHNRWLEAQKHSQAMSTFVTRNTTEADQVINAEVKMAMLCAKNNVAFSFCDDFNKCVAEMFPDSAIARKYSAGKTKATQLIKGAIAAELDDELAKTCRSQPFSLMCDESNNRKSDKEFVILARLYDEATLQVTTKFMEMPICNVGNAENLYEKLSEALRKRGIPWENLIAFNSDNASVMKGRHNSVISRLKTSQPHVQDLGCICHLVQLATGCGIRAAQVPVEDILVGIYTHFDKSAKRCEIYKDFVDFTDSDHLKLLRYCSTRWLSLLTCIQRVLNQWDALKAYFTSHEEVEKSAKVRNLANHLCDPIVKTYFKFLSAALKPLSEFNIAFQSEGVQIHRLEEEMCRLIRRILGYLIPAKAMVGVPLREVEYGEGHQLADEELFIGADTKAFMRSEELPVSAKKKIFQSVRRFYEAVLQKMFSSFPLDHPLLRDLKVLDPAARLDITPGTGRC